From Halobacillus sp. Marseille-Q1614, the proteins below share one genomic window:
- a CDS encoding ethanolamine ammonia-lyase subunit EutB: MKLLTSHLGKTYQFSSLRLLMAKANEEKSGDRLAGIVAESVQERIAAKEVLSELLLKDIRDHPLLSPEEDEVSRIIESNVNERIYSTIKNWSVSELREYILSSETTGEDLKRLSRGLNSEMIAAVTKIMSNLDLVFAANKLEVLTKCNITIGHKGTLASRLQPNHPTDRVEGMIASLKEGLSYGIGDAVIGINPVEESVESVKRLLHATHEFIEEWKIPSQNCVLGHVTAQMKAIEQGAPADMIFQSIAGTEKANNSFGIDAAILEEANQLSKIKGTGTGPQRLYFETGQGSELSAEAHHDIDQLTLESRNYGFARHYDPFIVNTVVGFIGPEYLYNTKQVIRAGLEDHFMGKMHLIPMGVDICYTNHMKADQNDMEDLGVLLSTAGVNFIIATPMGDDCMLNYQSMSYHDIATLRETFGKRASPEFEKWLEQMGIVENGRLTARAGNPTIFNQ, encoded by the coding sequence TTGAAACTATTGACAAGCCATCTCGGTAAAACCTATCAATTTTCATCATTACGGCTGCTTATGGCCAAGGCCAATGAAGAAAAGTCGGGCGACCGTTTAGCAGGAATTGTTGCAGAAAGTGTCCAGGAGCGAATTGCAGCAAAAGAAGTGTTAAGTGAACTTCTATTAAAAGACATTAGAGATCACCCGCTTCTCTCACCAGAAGAAGATGAAGTATCAAGGATTATTGAAAGCAATGTCAACGAGAGGATCTATTCTACGATTAAAAATTGGTCCGTCTCAGAATTAAGAGAGTACATTTTATCGAGTGAGACAACAGGCGAAGATTTGAAACGGCTGAGCCGGGGCTTAAACAGTGAAATGATCGCAGCCGTTACAAAAATTATGTCCAATCTTGATTTAGTATTTGCAGCTAATAAATTAGAAGTTTTAACAAAATGCAATATTACGATTGGCCATAAAGGAACACTGGCCTCACGGCTGCAGCCGAATCATCCGACAGACCGGGTAGAAGGCATGATCGCTTCATTAAAAGAGGGTTTATCTTACGGTATTGGTGATGCGGTTATCGGAATCAATCCGGTGGAAGAATCGGTGGAAAGCGTAAAACGACTGCTGCATGCGACTCATGAGTTTATCGAAGAATGGAAGATTCCTTCTCAAAACTGTGTGCTTGGTCATGTAACGGCACAGATGAAAGCTATCGAGCAAGGAGCTCCGGCCGATATGATTTTTCAAAGTATCGCTGGTACTGAAAAAGCCAATAACTCATTCGGGATTGATGCTGCAATCCTTGAAGAAGCCAATCAGCTCTCCAAAATAAAAGGGACCGGTACAGGCCCCCAGCGATTATATTTTGAAACGGGGCAGGGATCTGAACTGTCTGCCGAAGCTCATCATGATATCGATCAGCTGACCCTTGAATCAAGAAATTATGGGTTTGCCCGTCATTATGATCCATTTATCGTCAACACAGTCGTAGGATTTATTGGACCTGAGTATTTGTACAACACGAAACAAGTTATACGCGCAGGTCTTGAAGATCACTTCATGGGGAAAATGCACCTGATCCCGATGGGCGTCGATATTTGTTATACGAACCATATGAAAGCTGACCAAAATGATATGGAAGATCTCGGTGTTCTGTTATCAACTGCTGGTGTCAATTTCATCATCGCAACTCCAATGGGAGATGATTGTATGCTCAATTATCAGTCTATGAGCTACCACGATATTGCTACCTTAAGAGAAACCTTCGGGAAGAGAGCATCCCCTGAATTTGAGAAATGGCTAGAGCAGATGGGGATCGTAGAAAATGGAAGATTGACCGCCCGTGCTGGAAATCCCACTATTTTTAATCAATAG